CACAAAACTCAAGCTTACCTACCTTTGCACCCTTCAATAAACCTCGCTTAaccaattgttgcaaagatttttcaccCCCATGTGCCaatcgcatatgtcataacctAGTCGTATCTGAACCTGTATCTTTTTCAAAACCAACAACTACTGAGCTAATAACTATACTGCCTtgaaaataatacaagttatttttcctagTACCTTTCATCACCACAAGCGCACTTGATTTAacctttaaggttccatctttcaaagcaatagtgaaccctttagattctaaggcaccaaTGAGATCAGATTTTTCTTTAGGTTTGGAACATATCTAATATTAGTCAAAGTTTTAacagttccatcttgacatttcaactgtattgaatctatttcagttgttttacaagtattatcatttctcataaacaaccccaccatctaatttttcaaaattagaaaatcattccccattgggacacatgtgataggaacaatcagaatccaaaatccactcaccacaATAATGTgtcgaagatgttccaacaagagaaaaatttgactcacttccatcatgcTTGGCTATATTGggattagaatgtgctttgcccttattttTTTGCCGCAacttagggcaatctttcttccaatgtccTTTGTCATTaaaaaaggcgcattcatctttatcAAGTCTCCCTCGAGATTTATTCCTTCTTCTAGGTTTAcaactctgagaacgtccccttattgttagtgcttctgttattgtttccttatggaccctctgattcttttttttttttgcattcagTATTAATCAATGCAATACAAACAACATAAAAAGTAACTTTATCCTTCCTATATAATAAAGTGGTGGTGAGATGCtcataatcatcagggagagaattcggTAACAATAAGACCTTGTCCTCATCTATGACTTTTTCATCCAAATTCAACAaatcagccaaaattttattgaaaacatttatgtggtcatttatAGAAATTtgtggttgatactggaagcgaaacaatttctttttcaaatagagccgattttccagactcttggtcgtaaatgtatcttccaatttcttccttaatttctttgcagatatctccctcataacacaatattttttatttttagcgaGACACAAGCGAATTGTACTACATGCCTGACAATTGATCTTTTTCCAATCTTTGTCGCCCATGTCCTCTGGTTTATCATCTAGAGCAATATCTAATTCCTGTTGGTAtaggatgtccatcacctcacattgccacataccaaaattattggtaccatcaaatttctccacctcaaactgagcattagctatcgttGTTGAAAATGATGACGAAGTTGTTGGGGTTATAGTTTCTGCCATATTCCAAAACTATATATCCAATAGCAAACCAACAGAACagaaggcctaggatgaatagtactaCACTCATCCCATCTATGTCTACTCTCTgtatatcctatgaaattccactttgaccaggctgacctctagggagtgattgagctgcaatggtctttgagcattttcttagataaggtctttcttagatatcaaaaatgaaatcaaGGATTCTAACAGAGAAATACCTTTGTATCGGCACTAttcaacttggctctgatactaattgttgtgttgggcaccccacttgtgccaaacaccaatactacaattattgctattaaatatataatcaaaactaaAGCAAtgaagaaagtaataataaaagacaacaaTAAAGAACAACACAAGAATGTACGAGGTTCGAtacaaaattacctacgtcctcgggcaccGATGATTAATCCACTACTTCCAAAAAAATTACAATTTGGGCAAATTTCAAATTACCAATAGTAATTAGAAATGCCTTAGAGTATAAATACTATTTGTAACTCTACCAATTTGAGGCGTGATTACAAATGGTGAGggaagctctttatatagcttcaacctaaAGTTCAATAAACATttcccaccaatgtgggacaaaaaccaACAAACTATGTGTCTTCTGGTGAGCTACTTTCTTCTAAAGCTAAATTGCTTTTAATATTTTGCCCGGTGCCTTCATGGGTTTGCAGGAAGCATTAAACATATACTCAAAAGAGCTGCCCACAATGAATTACGCTGCAAATACAGGAAAGGAATCCATGTTTCTTGAAAGATGCGTCCTCAATGGGTATTACCTTCTTTACTTAACCTTTCTCTCATTGTATCCATGTTCAGATATTCTTGCCTTTTTCTGTAAACCATGCAGATTCTATATTAAGTGTGACTATATTCATGTTTGTAAACCTGTAGCATGTGAACTACTATTCAAATAGTTTAATGATTGTGTCCATAATTTGGCAAGGTCAAGTAGCTTTTGCGTATTGTAAATTTTGATTGCCTTACTCTGCTGCAGGAAGTATTGCACATTGCTTCTAAAATCAAAGTCCTTGGATGGTTTTGAAGAGGTAGGCTTGCTAATGTGGCACCCTGAAAGTTGGCATATGGACATAGTAGAATTAATACAATTGCACACGAAACAGAAACACACAGATTACTAACCTTCTTAATGCAGAAGTTGCACTTGTACCCTCTTCCAGATTTGTCCTCTGGAATGATGGATTTTTTCTTCTTGTAGCCAACTACATGATAATATTTTCGATAgacaattttttccttttttgtcaATGCAATTATAATGCTCTCCCATTATACAAAAACGGTTCTTCCACTATTTTTCTCCTACTTGATATCTATTTGGTTCATGATTCCCCTCATTTTCCATGTACAGGTTATAGCTGCTATCACTTACCAAATAATCCCTGCTGACACACAATATGCTGAGATTCCTCTTGTTGCTGTTAACTCTGTCTATCAGCACAAGGTATCGTGCTTGTTTTTTGTTCTCATTCTGTCCACTTTAGCTGCAATGCTTGTTTGGCTTGAAATGTCATCTCACTCTTTGGGCTACAGCCTGCACCTACACGCATGTGATGAGACTCGTGTCTCTATGTGGAGGAACCACACACAAGCACATGTGTGTGTGCACACACATTGTGTGTCTGTGGAGGGAAATACAGACGGTAAAAAATGAACTAATCGCTTTGAGTAAATGAATACAAACTCCTATAAGTATCCAGATAAGTGCTGGGCATAAGTGAACAGGTTTTTCACGTGCCAACTTTCAATTGGGAAAAGTATCCTGCAAATTATGAGGGAGAAGTTTACTTTTCTGCTAGAGCACAATGACACCCAAAGTTTGTCTTCTAATTATTGCACTTCATGTAATGCTGCTGTCTGAGGCCCATGAATAATTCATTAGGTTGTGTACCGTATAATGGAGAGCATAAATGAGATAAATCAGAAATGTCAAGCTTGCATGATTAGTGCTTGCGAAGAGCCAAGAAGGGAGATTGAGGAGCTCTCTTATATGTGTGACTACAAACAATCCATTCTCTAAGGATACTTATGCTTTGAGATCCACCAGACTTTGTGCATCTAGTATCTCAACATAgcattttttatttcaaaagaatttaATCAAGTGTCTAACAGTGTACATTacattcaatttttatttctgCAATGATCTTTCATATTCTTTCCCATTTTATCATCCTCAAAAGGTCAATTTCTAAAATGAGTATGTTAATGTTATTTGACATATTTTAGTCATTTTCAGGGGGTTGGTTGCCTGCTATACAAGGAATTAAGAAAGAGACTGCAGAGTGTTGGTATTTGCACAATATTGTGTTGGGGAGACAAGGAATCAGAAGGATTTTGGCTTAAACAGGTATTTGAAATTTTGAGTGCAACATCTCTCATGAGATTGTAGCAGAACTTAGTTATATGCATGTAGCTAATTTTTATTACAACTGGCTGATTATCCAACATACTTTTCTATCCACGCCCTTTATGTTCATGATTTTTGGCATGCTGACGTTACTGGTATATTTGTGTTTCTTCCTTCCTCTCAATTAAAATTTTCTTGGAGAAGGATTTTTCTAATGTAAATTTTAGCTTTGACGAACAATTGTTTTGAAGAGAGACCTGAACTCTATTAAGTTCCTGATTTTGAGTTTTTCCATGATTATACTCCTTTATATTTTTTGTCAGCGCAGAGATGTCTTTGTTTGAAAAAGCTTTTAAGGGGAAAATTTGATAGTTTTCGAATACTGGTTGACTATGATATATCATTTTCTTTCATGatagtgctctctctctctctctctctctctctctcatacacacacacacacacacaatgtatgtgcttgtgtgtgtgtgtggtttaTTTAGAACCAGTGATTGTTTGGGCACCTTTGGACAAAAATACCTATTATTTTGGTGTTTGGATATTGTGAAAATGGACGAGTGCAGGGTTTTGTATCAATAGCAGAGGTGGACACAAAGGGTAGAGCTCGCAGGCTGCCTATTAAGGCTGATATTCGTAGGGCGTTGTGCTTTCCTGGTGGTTCAACCCTCATGGTTTCTCATCTTCAGAATGGCATTTCAGCTAATCTTTTGAACTCTGTAAAACTGTGTTTTCCCTTAAAGTCTCATGAGAAGCCATTGTCATCTGCTGTCATAGAGCAGCAAATGGGAGGTGTAAGAGAGAGCACTTATACTCCAACAGCAGTAAATCCAATGTGCCACAGAACTGAAAAGTCTCAACCTGAAGTTTTGGTGAACAATCATAACAAGTTGGATGGTTGGTAAAatctattaatttatttttgttacttattttgaaaatattttcctgcATAATATAGGAACTAAAACACTGAAGGGCTTTGGGATGTGGCATGAAAATGAAATTTTGTTAAGTTAAAAGATTCCATCCTCTATAAACTTGCCATGAAAAAAACTGTCACTTCCAACGCtggttttaaaattttgataaatgagataaaaattttaaaatactaaataAATTGAAGTTAGAATTAACCCCTTCAATTGACAATTTAACAAATTGAACcttttcaatttttgtttggAACAGGAAAAATTTATCCATTTCCATGTTATGCCCATGTATTTGACTAATTTGATTTTTCCTCAGCAAGATAGGCCTTGTGTTTTGTCATGGTGCAACAGTTTATAACTATCTTCAACTTTTGATAGGTTGTTCTCCAAGGTGCAATGCATTACAGGGTTGTAGAGATCCACATCCTCCTGAGCTCATGGATTGGGAGAAGGTGGCCTCTGGTTTAGAATTAAACAAAACTGTAGCTGATTTTAGTGTAAAGCACTGTACCTGTTCTTCTGGACAAGGTGTGAAGAGAATTTGGGAATCCTCATGGTCCTCATTGAAGTCTAAAAAAGTAAAGGGAGGTCATCTTATTGACTGCCTATCAGATTCTAATGGGGATTTTGGTTTGGAAAATGATGGAATAAATGATTCTTGTTTCAATGGATGTACCTTGGGCACTTCCAGACATAAGTCTTTGGTGGATGTTACTCCCAGGGATCCTTCAACAAACAATTTAATGGAAAAGAATGCTGAAGAATTGAAACCATCCAATGCAACGTCAAAGGATCAGCTGAGCAAAGAGATTGTCTCAAAGAGAGAATGCTTTGAAATCATGTTGATGAATATTGCTGATGATGCCAAGAAAACAGGTCTCACCAAGGTATGTTTAATTTATTAACTTAGTTAAATATAAATGATGTTGAATTCGAGGCATGCTAATGGTTTAGCACATTCTCAAAATAATTGAAATGCACAATCTCCTGCTGTTAAGATTCTGATCCATATTTTAATGGCTAGTTGtagattttaaataaaatgttttGCATAAACCCTTTTCATAATCCCTTAAAAAAATGAAGTTGCCTaaatagaaataaactcatggcATTTAATTGTCTTTTCCTCCCTAGATCCTTGACTTCTAATCCAAGTTCTATTGGCATTCTTTCTTTTGTGAAGTATATAAAGATTTACTTGCCTTCACAAAGAGATGtctctcattttatttgttttgaagAAACTGTAACATATATAATTTGTTTGTGAAAACAATGTTGCAACTTTTCCAAAGCTTATTTGGGGCATAGCACCTGAGTTTATGCTCCATCAATCACATGTAAACTCCAAATGGAATgttggccttttttttttttttgagaataaTTTCTTTTCCTGATACAAGTTCCCACAAATTCTGCTACTGGATGAAAACCTACTTGATGAATACATGCATAATTTTAGTTTTTGAGCTTTATCAACTAAGACTCGGCTTGTTTACTTCAAGATGAGCAGGAATCAGCAACTGTAGTTGCCCTTAAATGGCCTTATTTTGGACATCTCTTTTTTGTTGATGAGGAACATCCACAGGACACAGTGCCTTGTTGTAATAGTGATATGAGACAAACTTTTCATAATCAAGAAGGTCAAAGAAGTGGGAATGTTTAGAAACTTTCAAGCATTGACTGTTGGGAGAGAAATGCTTTTTGAGGAAAAAATCTAGGAGCTTTACTTCTTTAATAAGAATTCCATCAACACCACTGTAGAGGGGGCTCTTGAAAGG
This Malania oleifera isolate guangnan ecotype guangnan chromosome 11, ASM2987363v1, whole genome shotgun sequence DNA region includes the following protein-coding sequences:
- the LOC131167793 gene encoding uncharacterized protein LOC131167793, giving the protein MLFKLKQTVPMAPKKSSSNSSSIPIGNCEVVVEANAFTYKSDQSTLQISVSRKANINISVKEDSGTKNCDSICHFRSEEGEGPSPTGDHFFFLLINPKDANGHNISKSLLQEALNIYSKELPTMNYAANTGKESMFLERCVLNGKYCTLLLKSKSLDGFEEVIAAITYQIIPADTQYAEIPLVAVNSVYQHKGVGCLLYKELRKRLQSVGICTILCWGDKESEGFWLKQGFVSIAEVDTKGRARRLPIKADIRRALCFPGGSTLMVSHLQNGISANLLNSVKLCFPLKSHEKPLSSAVIEQQMGGVRESTYTPTAVNPMCHRTEKSQPEVLVNNHNKLDGCSPRCNALQGCRDPHPPELMDWEKVASGLELNKTVADFSVKHCTCSSGQGVKRIWESSWSSLKSKKVKGGHLIDCLSDSNGDFGLENDGINDSCFNGCTLGTSRHKSLVDVTPRDPSTNNLMEKNAEELKPSNATSKDQLSKEIVSKRECFEIMLMNIADDAKKTGLTKIIEDLGGLVTSDGRVSTHVITGKVRRTLNFCTALCSGAWIVSPSWLKESFREGRFVEESPFILNDEDYKLKYRKELRDAVLKAKTRPRALLKGYNICLASHVQPPVETLSAIVCSAGGNVIHGLNMVNEVSETIFVACEEDMEEALLAVKKGIWTFSSEWFMNCVMRQELDLEAHQFAESL